Within the Candidatus Palauibacter scopulicola genome, the region CCCGATCTCTCCCTTGTAGAAGTCGTCCGCCCCTTCCCGGGCGAGGCGTCGCATGCTGGCGGCGAGATCCGGCTGCCTGATGATCTCGCCCATGCGCGGCGGACGGCCGTTCGGGAACATCACGCGGGTCGTCGAGGGGAACCGGCCCAGCTTCTCGGCCGCGGCGCCGCCCGTGTGGATCTCGTCGAAGCGCGACACGACGAAACCGTCCTCGGCGAGCCGGATGGCGGGCTCGAAGACGTCGCCCAGACTCATCGTCCCGTAGCGCTCCAGGACGGCAGCCCATCCCTTGAAGGCGCCAGGCACGATGGGCGCCTTGTAGCCCGCCTCGAAATCGTCGAGCGTCATCGTCTCGGGCGACGAGGCGGCCGGCGACTTGCCGAGCGCGTCGAGGCCGACCACGCGGTTCTCCTCGGCCAGGTAGATGAGCATGAAGCCGCCGAAACCTCCGATCCCGGACATGTAGGGTTCGGAGACGTTCAGCATGGCGGAGGCGGCCACGATCGCGTCCACCGCGTTCCCGCCCTGCATCATGATCGTGGTGCCGGCGAGCGAGGCGTAGTAGTCGGCGGCGGCCGTCACGCCGCGTGCTCCCCACACGGCCCGGTGCGCGGGTCCGAGCAGGCCCGGGACGTTCGAGTCACCGGCGGGGCCCCATTGTCCGCTCGCGGCGGTTGCGGCGCCCGCGGTATCGGGAGGCCGACAACCGATGAGGCTGGATCCGGCGGCGGCAGCGGCGGAGGTGGCCAGGAAATCTCGGCGCTTCATGGGACGGCTCCTGGGCAGGGGGGATCGCAGACTTTGATCCTAGGCTGCGGGTCGCTCGCCGCTCAAGACCCGGCGGGCGGCGACGGGAGCCCCGAAATACCCGCGGAACTCCCGCCTATTGGCTATCGTAGACAGCAGCCTCCTCCTGGAGAAAGGGCCATCACGCGTGCCTGATTCAGTCACAGCTGCCCCCCACCGCCCCGAGAGTGCGGTCGTCTCCGCCCTCCGTGGGCTCGAGGGACGCGCCACCCTGGGCGATGTCGTCTCCGCCACCGGACTTCCGGAGCACGAGGCCGAGGTCGCCCTGAGGTCCCTCCTGGAGACGCACCGCGGCCACCTCGGGGTCTCCGATTCGGGCGACCTCCTCTATCGGTTCGATCCCCATCTCATCGAGCGGGACGCGGAACCGTTCCGGGCGCGCTTCCGCCGCGTCGCCTGGTCGGCCTTCAAGGTCGGCTTCAAGATCTGGACGGCGGTCATGCTGGTCGTCTACTTCGTCGTCTTCGTCGTGCTCCTGATCGCGCTGCTGACCGCCAACCGCGACGGCCGCGGCTCCGGCGGGCGCCGGGGCTTCGGTTTGGGGGACTTCTTCATCCTCCACTGGCTTCTCGGGGGGCGCGGGTGGGACCGGAGGGGCCTCTACTACGGCGACCGCCACGCCAGGCGGCTCCCGAAGGATGCCCGGCCACCCTTCTACAAGAAGGTCTTCGCCTTCATCTTCGGCCCCGAGGAGCCCAGGCCGACGCAGCTCCAGAAGGATCGTACGGTCGTCCAGTTGATCCGGGCGCGGAAGGGCATCCTGACGGCGTCGGAGTTGATCGAGCACACCGGCCTGTCGATCGACGACGCCGTCGAAGAGATGGGACGCCTCACCGGCGCCTACGGAGGCGACCCACGGGTGTCGGACGCGGGGGAGGTGGTGTACGCCTTCCCGGAACTGATGAGAAGCGCCCACGGGAAGATCCGGGCGCGCGAGCCCAAGCCGGCATGGATGCGGCTGGAGTACCCGAAGAAACTCACGGGCAACAGTCCGGGGGCCAACGTCGGCATCGGCGCCATGAACGGCTTCAACCTGGCGATGGCGAGCGTGTTCGGGCTGCCCTCTTCGTTCGATCCGGTCATGTTCTACGGACTCGGCGTGATACCCTTCACGTTCAGCGGCCTCTTCTTTGCGATTCCCATCGTCCGCTCGCTGGCGCTGAGAGGGGAGAACCGCGCGCGCATGCGGCGCAACGTGCGGCGCCTGCTCGTGGGCCTGGTCTACTCCCTCAGCGTGGGAACCGTCCGGTGGGTCGCGGCTGCCGACGCGATCCGCCACGTGACGGGCGCGCTCAAGGGCCAGCAGGTGCCGCCGAAGATGATCCTGGCGGAGCTGCAGCGTCTGGCGGCCGAGTTCGGTGCCGAAGTGGAGGCGGCGGAGGAAGGGTTCACCTATCGTTTCCCCGCGATACGCGCGAGCTTCGTCGAGGCGGAGTTCATGCGGCGCCGGCTGAAGCTGCAGGATCAGCGTCTCGGTCCGATCGTCTACTCGACCTCCGACACCGCCGCGGAGGCCTCGCGACGAGACATGGACGCCTTCGACCGCGAACTCGAAGGCGCCCGACTCGACCTCTCCCGCTACCTCCCCTCCCCCACCCGGGTGGGCTTCGAGGAAGATTTCGAGGTGGTCATGGACCCGGACCCGCCGGGGACCTAGCTCCCCTCACAGCGGCCCTGGACACGGGCGTCCACTACTCTACCAGGCGATGGCGTGACCATCGCGTCTCGGGTCCGACCCGCCGGAGAGGGCGCCCGTCCCGGCGTCGCGATGCACCGCCTGCACTCCGCCGAGGTTGCCGGGCTCCGCGAGGTAGTGGCCACGGTCCGCCAGTTGCTCATAGACCTCGGGCGGGAACCCGGCCTCCAGATACGTGACGGAGTCCTCCGGGATCGGCGTCCGACCCCCGCCCCGGTTGACGCACATGCGCGGCGACGCGATGGCGAGCTGCATGTCCATGCCCGCCACCGCGAGCTTCGTGATGACCTGGCCGACCGTCTGCGGGATCGTGTAGCCGCCCTGTGCCCCGACCGCCGCGAACAGGTCGCCGTCCCTCATCATGATGCACGGTGTCATCACGCCCTTCGCCCGTTTGCCGCCCTCGAGGTGGTTCACGTGACCCTCCTCGAGCACGAAACCGAACATGTGACCGTTGTTGAGGAAGATCCCCGTGTCGCCGGCGATCACGCCGCTCCCGTACGCGTTCACAAGCGACTGCGTGAAGGCGACCGCGTTCCCCCACCGGTCGACGGTGGAGAGACTTGTCGTCCCGTAGAACGGAAGCGGGGCCCCGGAGAAGGAGGCGACGCGCAGGGGATCGATCTTCGCGCGCTGCTCATCCGCATACTCCCGGGAGATGATCATGTCCACGGGGATGTCCGCGTCTTCCTTACCCGTGTTGTACCGGTCGTCGTCGGCGAGGGCGAGCTTCATCGCCTCGAGCCACAGGTGGACGAACTCGGAGCCGTACAGATCCATGTTCGCGAGATCGAACCCGTCCATGATGTTCAGCGCCTGGAACATCGACATCCCGCAGGAGCCCGGCGGCATGGCGTGCAGATCGTATCCCTGGAAGGTCGTCCGGATCGGCTCCCGCCACTCGACTTCGTAGCCTTCGAGGTCGGCCTTCGTCAGGTGGCCGCCGTTCTCGGCCAGGAAGGCGACGATGCGGTCGGCGAGTTCGCCCTTGTAGAGGTCGTCCGCACCCGCGCGGGCGAGGTGGCGCATGCTCGCTGCGAGCTCGGGCTGCTTGATGACCTCGCCCATGCGGGGAGGGCGTCCGTTGGGGAAGAACACGCGCGTCGTCGAAGGGTAGCGGCTCAGTTTGTCGGCGCTCGACTGCGTGTAGCGCTCGTCGAACTTCGAGAACACGAAGCCATCCTCGGCGAGCCGGATCGCGGGCTCGAACAGGTCGCCGAGGCTCATCGTGCCGTAGCGCTCCAGCGCGGCGGCCCATCCCTTGAAGGCCCCGGGCACGATCGGCGCCTTGTAGCCCATGGCGAAGTCGTCCAGGGTCATCGTCTCCGGCGAGGAGGCGGCGGGCGAGCGGCCGAGCGCGTCGAGCCCCACGACGCGGTTCTCCTCGGCCAGGTAGATGAGCATGTAGCCGCCGAAGCCCCCGAGCCCGG harbors:
- the ggt gene encoding gamma-glutamyltransferase; translation: MKRRDFLATSAAAAAGSGLVACRPPETSAAAPLTSGQWGSGDYAHVPGLAGPAHGTVWGRTGVTACSDYYASLAGTQTMMQGGNAIDAMVAACATLNVSDPYMSGLGGFGGYMLIYLAEENRVVGLDALGRSPAASSPETMTLDDFAMGYKAPIVPGAFKGWAAALERYGTMSLGDLFEPAIRLAEDGFVFSKFDERYTQSSADKLSRYPSTTRVFFPNGRPPRMGEVIKQPELAASMRHLARAGADDLYKGELADRIVAFLAENGGHLTKADLEGYEVEWREPIRTTFQGYDLHAMPPGSCGMSMFQALNIMDGFDLANMDLYGSEFVHLWLEAMKLALADDDRYNTGKEDADIPVDMIISREYADEQRAKIDPLRVASFSGAPLPFYGTTSLSTVDRWGNAVAFTQSLVNAYGSGVIAGDTGIFLNNGHMFGFVLEEGHVNHLEGGKRAKGVMTPCIMMRDGDLFAAVGAQGGYTIPQTVGQVITKLAVAGMDMQLAIASPRMCVNRGGGRTPIPEDSVTYLEAGFPPEVYEQLADRGHYLAEPGNLGGVQAVHRDAGTGALSGGSDPRRDGHAIAW